One genomic segment of Amycolatopsis sp. Hca4 includes these proteins:
- a CDS encoding fumarylacetoacetate hydrolase family protein: MTPLPQRPGKIIALHLNYRSRAAQRGRVPEQPSYFLKPPTSVAASGTALERPAGTELLGFEGEIALVIGRTARRVTPEEGWSHVGGVTAATDFGVYDLRYADKGSNLRAKGGDGFTPLGPSVLPAAGVDPAALRLRTWLNGELVQEDTTAGLLFGFGRLVADLSQLITLEPGDVVLTGTPAGASVAVPGDVVEVEVDGGGHTTGRLVTPITEGTVPFGPFGALPRIDEQQRADAYGTAEPQFELTASLKQRIESVGTATLSAQLRKRGYNAVSIDGLTSTRPGARLTGRARTLRYLPYREDLFTERGGGYNAQKRAIDGLGPGDVLVMEARGERGTGTVGDILALRAQVRGAAGIVTDGGVRDLAAVSALDIPTYHAGAHPAVLGRRHVPWDVDIAIACGGAAVRPGDVIAGDADGVLVIPPDLVEEVVDAAIEQELQETFIAERVADGERVEGLYPMDEHWRGRYAAWRANR; the protein is encoded by the coding sequence ATGACGCCTCTCCCGCAGCGGCCCGGCAAGATCATCGCGCTGCACCTCAACTACCGCTCCCGCGCCGCCCAGCGCGGCCGGGTACCGGAGCAGCCGTCGTACTTCCTCAAGCCCCCGACGTCCGTCGCGGCGAGCGGCACCGCCCTCGAACGGCCGGCCGGCACCGAACTGCTGGGCTTCGAAGGCGAGATCGCGCTCGTCATCGGCCGCACGGCCCGCCGCGTCACGCCCGAAGAGGGCTGGTCGCACGTCGGCGGCGTCACCGCGGCCACCGACTTCGGCGTCTACGACCTGCGGTACGCCGACAAGGGCAGCAACCTGCGCGCCAAGGGCGGCGACGGCTTCACCCCGCTCGGGCCGTCGGTCCTGCCCGCGGCCGGCGTCGACCCGGCGGCCCTGCGGCTGCGGACCTGGCTCAACGGCGAACTCGTCCAGGAGGACACCACCGCCGGCCTGCTCTTCGGCTTCGGACGGCTCGTCGCCGACCTCTCGCAGCTGATCACCCTCGAACCCGGCGATGTCGTCCTGACCGGGACACCCGCGGGAGCGTCGGTCGCCGTTCCCGGCGACGTGGTCGAAGTGGAGGTCGACGGCGGCGGCCACACCACCGGCAGGCTCGTCACCCCGATCACCGAGGGGACTGTCCCCTTCGGACCGTTCGGCGCTCTCCCCCGCATCGACGAGCAGCAGCGCGCGGACGCGTACGGGACCGCCGAGCCGCAGTTCGAGCTGACGGCCTCCCTGAAGCAGCGGATCGAATCCGTCGGCACCGCCACGCTGTCGGCCCAGCTGCGCAAGCGCGGGTACAACGCCGTGTCGATCGACGGGCTCACCTCGACCAGGCCCGGTGCCCGGCTGACCGGTCGCGCACGGACCCTGCGGTACCTGCCGTACCGCGAAGACCTGTTCACCGAACGCGGCGGCGGCTACAACGCGCAGAAGCGGGCGATCGACGGCCTCGGCCCGGGTGACGTCCTCGTCATGGAGGCCCGCGGCGAACGCGGCACCGGCACGGTCGGCGACATCCTCGCGCTGCGGGCCCAGGTCCGCGGCGCCGCCGGGATCGTCACCGACGGCGGGGTCCGCGACCTGGCTGCGGTGTCCGCTTTGGACATTCCCACCTACCACGCCGGGGCGCACCCGGCGGTGCTCGGCCGGCGGCACGTGCCGTGGGACGTCGACATCGCCATCGCCTGCGGTGGCGCCGCGGTCCGCCCGGGCGACGTCATCGCCGGCGACGCTGACGGCGTCCTGGTCATCCCGCCGGACCTCGTCGAAGAAGTCGTCGACGCGGCGATCGAGCAGGAGCTGCAGGAGACGTTCATCGCCGAGCGGGTCGCCGACGGCGAGCGCGTCGAAGGCCTCTACCCGATGGACGAGCACTGGCGCGGGAGGTACGCGGCATGGCGCGCGAACCGGTGA
- the dapA gene encoding 4-hydroxy-tetrahydrodipicolinate synthase has translation MRFRSDPRAIRGSIAPLMTPFTAEGAVDHDGLKNLVRWQLASGTHGISIGGSTGEPGSQTVAERAEAIRTVAAEVGDRVPFVPGTGSAKLDETLELTAAARDAGIDAALIITPYYARPTQDALFVWYRTVCQEFPDLPIIAYNVPSRTAVDLAPETVARLYRSCDNFAGIKETTKDFEHFSRVLHLCGRDLVVWSGIELLCLPLLALGGAGFVSATANIAPAACAEMYEAWQAGDHERAREIHYGLHPLVDLLFVETNPAPGKWVLEQRGLIASGHVRPPLIPPTEAGLARIKDLMAEGAQYLSPVEGFSPEGKA, from the coding sequence ATGCGCTTCCGCTCCGACCCCCGGGCCATCCGCGGGTCGATCGCGCCCCTGATGACGCCGTTCACCGCCGAGGGGGCCGTCGACCACGACGGCCTGAAGAACCTCGTGCGCTGGCAGCTGGCTTCGGGCACGCACGGCATCTCGATCGGCGGTTCCACCGGCGAGCCCGGCTCCCAGACGGTGGCCGAGCGCGCCGAGGCGATCCGGACGGTGGCGGCCGAGGTCGGCGACCGCGTCCCGTTCGTCCCCGGAACCGGCTCGGCGAAGCTCGACGAAACCCTGGAACTCACCGCGGCCGCGCGCGACGCCGGAATCGACGCGGCCCTGATCATCACGCCGTACTACGCGCGGCCCACCCAGGACGCCCTGTTCGTCTGGTACCGCACGGTCTGCCAGGAGTTCCCGGACCTGCCGATCATCGCCTACAACGTCCCGAGCCGGACCGCGGTCGACCTCGCACCCGAGACCGTCGCGCGGCTCTACCGCTCGTGCGACAACTTCGCCGGGATCAAGGAGACGACGAAGGACTTCGAGCACTTCTCGCGCGTGCTGCACTTGTGCGGCCGCGACCTGGTCGTGTGGTCCGGGATCGAGCTGCTCTGCCTGCCGCTGCTGGCGCTCGGCGGCGCCGGGTTCGTCAGCGCGACGGCCAACATCGCCCCGGCCGCGTGCGCCGAGATGTACGAAGCCTGGCAGGCCGGCGACCACGAACGGGCGCGGGAGATCCACTACGGCCTGCATCCGCTGGTCGACCTGCTGTTCGTCGAAACCAATCCGGCGCCCGGGAAGTGGGTGCTGGAACAGCGCGGGCTGATCGCCTCCGGGCACGTCCGGCCGCCGCTGATCCCGCCGACCGAAGCCGGCCTCGCCCGGATCAAGGACCTGATGGCCGAAGGCGCGCAGTACCTCAGCCCGGTCGAAGGCTTCTCCCCGGAAGGAAAGGCATGA
- a CDS encoding GMC family oxidoreductase, which translates to MDVIVVGAGSAGSVVARRLVDAGAAVTLLEAGGEDVNPAIHDPARAGELWHGPEDWDLYTVPQEHAAGRRLHLPRGRVLGGSHALNAMIWVRGAPADYDGWGLPGWTWADVEPVFARIEKDLLEVVPNEPLHPVQKSIVDACVSAGLPLNPDYNSGKLDGVSVEQITLRGGRRFTTWHAYGAPVAARMTVHTGALVHRLRFSGSRVTGVVVALDGALRELSADLVVLAAGALASPAILLRSGVGPADELRALGLDVVADLPGVGRNLHDHLLSPVIFSTAREVAPAPGRPVTQVHWFWRSRDGLAVPDTQPICFSVPMYEPWMSGPPTGFSLMAGMVTPESRGSLKLSGPSPDDELLIDLAALSAPADFESLVASVEQCLEVGRAPALAEEWGARPRYPAPGTDVREYVRRTAITYHHQVGTCRMGTGPHAVVDPRLAVPGLDGLMVADASVLPRVTTGNTNAPAVLVGEQAARFLIGN; encoded by the coding sequence ATGGACGTGATCGTGGTGGGCGCCGGCTCGGCCGGTTCGGTGGTGGCGCGGCGGCTGGTGGACGCGGGCGCGGCGGTGACGCTGCTGGAGGCCGGCGGCGAGGACGTCAACCCGGCCATCCACGACCCCGCCCGGGCCGGGGAGCTGTGGCACGGGCCCGAAGACTGGGACCTGTACACGGTTCCGCAGGAGCACGCCGCCGGACGGCGGCTGCACCTGCCGCGCGGCCGGGTGCTCGGCGGGTCGCACGCGCTGAACGCGATGATCTGGGTCCGCGGCGCCCCGGCCGACTACGACGGCTGGGGCCTGCCCGGCTGGACCTGGGCCGACGTCGAGCCGGTGTTCGCGCGGATCGAGAAGGACCTCCTGGAGGTCGTCCCGAACGAGCCGCTGCACCCGGTTCAGAAGTCCATAGTGGACGCCTGCGTTTCGGCTGGGCTGCCGCTGAACCCGGATTACAACAGCGGAAAACTGGACGGCGTTTCGGTCGAGCAGATCACGCTGCGCGGTGGCCGGCGGTTCACCACCTGGCACGCCTACGGGGCGCCGGTGGCCGCGCGGATGACTGTCCACACGGGAGCGCTGGTGCACCGGCTGCGGTTCTCCGGCTCCCGCGTGACCGGGGTGGTGGTCGCTCTTGACGGTGCGCTGCGGGAGCTTTCCGCGGACCTGGTGGTGCTCGCCGCGGGGGCGCTGGCTTCGCCCGCGATCCTGCTCCGCAGCGGCGTCGGCCCGGCGGACGAGCTGCGCGCGCTCGGCCTCGACGTCGTCGCGGACCTGCCGGGCGTGGGGCGGAACCTGCACGATCACCTGCTCTCGCCGGTCATCTTCTCGACCGCCCGCGAGGTCGCGCCGGCGCCGGGCCGTCCGGTGACGCAGGTGCACTGGTTCTGGCGCAGCCGGGACGGCCTCGCGGTGCCCGACACCCAGCCGATCTGCTTCAGCGTGCCGATGTACGAGCCGTGGATGTCCGGGCCGCCGACCGGGTTCTCGCTGATGGCGGGCATGGTGACGCCGGAGAGCCGGGGGAGCCTGAAGCTGTCCGGTCCTTCGCCCGACGACGAACTGCTGATCGACCTCGCCGCCCTGTCCGCACCGGCGGACTTCGAGAGCCTGGTGGCATCGGTCGAGCAGTGCCTCGAGGTCGGCCGCGCGCCGGCGCTGGCGGAGGAGTGGGGCGCCCGGCCGCGGTACCCGGCGCCGGGTACCGACGTCCGCGAGTACGTCCGCCGGACGGCGATCACCTACCACCACCAGGTCGGCACCTGCCGGATGGGCACCGGCCCGCACGCGGTCGTCGACCCGCGGCTGGCCGTGCCCGGCCTGGACGGCCTGATGGTCGCCGACGCGTCGGTGCTGCCCCGCGTGACGACGGGCAACACGAACGCGCCGGCGGTTCTGGTCGGCGAGCAGGCGGCGCGGTTCCTCATCGGGAACTGA
- the hpaE gene encoding 5-carboxymethyl-2-hydroxymuconate semialdehyde dehydrogenase: MTHHVPDGLPGELKHYIGGELVDSVSGRTFDVLDPVSNTPYVTAAAGQAEDVDRAVAAARRAFTGGPWPRMLPRARARVLNKIADAVEAQDRRLAELETFDTGLPITQALGQAQRAAENFRFFADLVVAQADDTYQVPGRQVNYVHRKPVGVAGLITPWNTPFMLESWKLAPALASGCTVVLKPAEFTPLSASLWAGIFAEAGLPDGVFNLVNGFGEEAGDALVKHPDVPLISFTGETTTGQTIYRNCAAHLKGMSMELGGKSPAIVFADADLDAALDSTLFGVFSLNGERCTAGSRILVERPIYAEFCARYAERAANIVVGDPHDPATEVGALVHPEHYDKVMRYVELGKTEGRLLAGGGRPSGLDSGNYVAPTVFADVPPTARIFQEEIFGPVVALTPFDTEAEALALANDVKYGLAAYLWTSDLTRAHTFAQSVEAGMVWLNSHNVRDLRTPFGGVKASGLGHEGGYRSLDFYTDQQAIHVSLGPVHTARFGAGKETA; the protein is encoded by the coding sequence ATGACCCACCACGTCCCGGACGGACTGCCGGGCGAGCTCAAGCACTACATCGGCGGCGAGCTCGTCGACAGCGTCTCCGGCAGAACGTTCGACGTGCTCGACCCGGTGTCCAACACCCCGTACGTCACCGCCGCGGCGGGCCAGGCCGAGGACGTCGACCGCGCGGTCGCGGCGGCGCGCCGGGCGTTCACCGGTGGGCCGTGGCCGCGGATGCTGCCGCGGGCACGGGCTCGCGTGCTGAACAAGATCGCCGACGCCGTCGAAGCCCAGGACCGGCGGCTGGCCGAGCTGGAGACGTTCGACACCGGCCTGCCGATCACCCAGGCGCTCGGCCAGGCGCAGCGCGCGGCGGAGAACTTCCGGTTCTTCGCCGACCTCGTCGTGGCCCAGGCCGACGACACCTACCAGGTGCCCGGGCGGCAGGTGAACTACGTGCACCGCAAGCCGGTCGGCGTCGCCGGGCTGATCACGCCGTGGAACACACCGTTCATGCTGGAGAGCTGGAAGCTCGCGCCGGCGCTGGCCTCGGGCTGCACGGTGGTGCTCAAGCCGGCCGAGTTCACGCCGCTCTCGGCGAGCCTGTGGGCGGGGATCTTCGCCGAGGCGGGGCTGCCGGACGGGGTGTTCAACCTCGTCAACGGCTTCGGCGAGGAAGCGGGTGACGCGCTGGTCAAGCACCCGGACGTCCCGCTGATCTCGTTCACCGGCGAGACCACGACCGGGCAGACGATCTACCGCAACTGCGCGGCGCACCTCAAGGGCATGTCGATGGAGCTGGGCGGCAAGTCCCCGGCGATCGTCTTCGCCGACGCCGACCTCGACGCGGCACTGGACTCGACACTGTTCGGGGTGTTCTCTCTCAACGGCGAACGCTGCACCGCGGGCAGCCGCATCCTGGTCGAGCGCCCGATCTACGCCGAGTTCTGCGCGCGGTACGCGGAACGGGCCGCGAACATCGTCGTGGGCGACCCGCACGACCCGGCCACCGAGGTCGGCGCGCTGGTGCACCCCGAGCACTACGACAAGGTCATGCGCTACGTCGAGCTGGGCAAGACCGAGGGCCGGCTGCTCGCCGGCGGCGGTCGTCCGTCCGGTTTGGACAGCGGGAACTACGTGGCGCCGACGGTGTTCGCCGACGTCCCCCCGACCGCGCGGATCTTCCAGGAGGAGATCTTCGGCCCCGTCGTCGCCCTGACGCCGTTCGACACCGAGGCCGAAGCCCTCGCGCTCGCCAACGACGTCAAGTACGGCCTGGCCGCGTACCTGTGGACGTCCGACCTGACACGGGCGCACACGTTCGCGCAGTCGGTCGAAGCCGGGATGGTCTGGCTGAACTCGCACAACGTCCGCGACCTGCGGACGCCCTTCGGCGGGGTCAA
- a CDS encoding GntR family transcriptional regulator — MAREPVNGTTMSKSRIAYEWIRARIADGTFSPGYRLVLGQLAQELGVSVVPVREAIRLLEAEGLVTFERNVGAQVAMVDESEYQHTMQTLALVEGYAAALAAPVLAPGTLAKARALNAELAGCLGDFEPARFTGLNRDFHAVLFEACPNPQVLDLVRRGWDRLSHLRSSTFSFVPGRARESVAEHETILGLLERGAPGPEIEQAVRAHRLATLDAYLAHRRH; from the coding sequence ATGGCGCGCGAACCGGTGAACGGCACCACAATGAGCAAGTCGCGGATCGCCTACGAGTGGATCAGGGCCCGGATCGCCGACGGCACCTTCTCCCCCGGCTACCGCCTGGTACTGGGCCAGCTCGCGCAGGAACTCGGCGTCAGCGTGGTGCCGGTCCGCGAGGCGATCAGGCTGCTGGAGGCCGAGGGCCTGGTGACCTTCGAGCGCAACGTCGGCGCCCAGGTCGCGATGGTCGACGAGAGCGAGTACCAGCACACGATGCAGACCCTCGCCCTGGTCGAGGGCTACGCCGCCGCGCTCGCCGCGCCGGTCCTCGCGCCGGGCACGCTGGCGAAGGCCCGCGCGCTGAACGCCGAGCTGGCCGGCTGCCTCGGCGACTTCGAACCCGCGAGGTTCACCGGCCTCAACCGCGACTTCCACGCCGTACTGTTCGAAGCCTGCCCCAACCCGCAGGTCCTCGACCTCGTCCGCCGCGGCTGGGACCGGCTCAGCCACCTGCGCAGCTCGACGTTCAGCTTCGTGCCCGGCCGCGCCCGCGAGTCGGTCGCCGAGCACGAAACCATCCTCGGCCTGCTCGAACGCGGCGCGCCCGGTCCGGAGATCGAACAGGCCGTCCGCGCACACCGGCTGGCCACCCTGGACGCCTACCTCGCCCACCGCCGCCACTGA